A single region of the Lycium barbarum isolate Lr01 chromosome 2, ASM1917538v2, whole genome shotgun sequence genome encodes:
- the LOC132627508 gene encoding uncharacterized protein LOC132627508 gives MEDIASEREITESVKPKLAIQCAKSAILISSLKNTTTLKSPNLNQYKNEEENLKELWELKMEILKQKLKNKKLKLCSVTELFIQVVVLLSVWTMLLLLAFY, from the exons ATGGAGGACATTGCAAGTGAAAGAGAAATTACTGAATCTGTCAAGCCAAAACTCGCAATTCAATGTGCTAAATCTGCAATTCTCATCTCATCACTGAAAAACACTACTACTCTCAAGTCTCCAAATCTTAACCAATACAAG AACGAGGAGGAGAATTTGAAAGAGTTGTGGGAACTGAAGATGGAGATATTGAAGCAGAAATTGAAGAATAAGAAGCTCAAACTATGCAGCGTTACGGAGTTATTCATTCAAGTTGTGGTTTTACTCTCTGTTTGGACTATGCTTCTTTTGCTCGCCTTTTATTGA
- the LOC132627507 gene encoding probable carbohydrate esterase At4g34215 isoform X1 has product MIPFLWLILLTHIRWVNTADLANVPPSQVQNIFILAGQSNMSGRGGVINHGQNGIVNETWDGVIPPECQSNPNILRLSAGLTWVEAQEPLHQDIDLGKVCGVGPGMSFANSVLKRDPSIGVIGLVPCAIGGTNISEWARGGVLYNHMIRRTEAALQGGGKLQALLWYQGESDTQTLEDAKLYKFRLKRLFKNVLRDLQSPTLPVIQVALASSLGPYREQVRKAQLGINLPNVRTVDAKGLPVGMDYVHITTLAQVHLGQMLADAFLQTQTTQAVLLPIQTVTSNAPKSCSNFVLDLLLSPFR; this is encoded by the exons atgATCCCCTTTCTTTGGTTAATACTTCTAACACACATTAGATGGGTGAATACAGCAGATCTAGCAAATGTTCCACCTTCACAGGTCCAAAACATATTCATATTAGCCGGACAAAGCAACATGTCCGGCCGAGGTGGTGTCATTAACCATGGCCAAAATGGCATAGTTAATGAAACATGGGATGGTGTAATCCCACCAGAGTGTCAATCCAATCCAAACATCCTCAGACTCAGTGCAGGACTTACATGGGTTGAAGCTCAAGAACCACTTCACCAAGACATAGATTTGGGTAAAGTTTGTGGGGTTGGACCAGGAATGTCATTTGCCAATTCAGTTCTTAAGAGAGATCCAAGTATTGGAGTTATTGGTTTGGTCCCTTGTGCTATTGGAGGAACAAATATTAGTGAATGGGCTCGTGGGGGTGTACTGTATAATCATATGATAAGGAGAACAGAGGCTGCTTTGCAAGGTGGTGGGAAACTTCAAGCTTTGCTGTGGTACCAAGGTGAGAGTGATACTCAGACTCTTGAGGATGCCAAATTGTACAAATTTAGATTGAAGAGATTATTCAAGAATGTGCTCCGTGATCTACAGTCTCCTACATTGCCTGTGATTCAG GTGGCATTGGCATCATCTCTAGGACCTTACAGGGAGCAGGTTAGAAAAGCTCAACTGGGTATTAATCTTCCAAATGTAAGAACTGTTGATGCCAAAGGGCTTCCTGTGGGGATGGATTATGTGCACATCACAACACTAGCACAAGTCCATCTTGGGCAGATGTTAGCTGATGCCTTTCTTCAAACTCAAACTACTCAGGCTGTTCTTCTCCCTATTCAGACAGTAACTAGTAATGCCCCCAAAAGTTGCTCAAATTTTGTTTTGGATCTTCTACTTAGTCCATTTAGATAA
- the LOC132627507 gene encoding probable carbohydrate esterase At4g34215 isoform X2 — MIPFLWLILLTHIRWVNTADLANVPPSQVQNIFILAGQSNMSGRGGVINHGQNGIVNETWDGVIPPECQSNPNILRLSAGLTWVEAQEPLHQDIDLGKVCGVGPGMSFANSVLKRDPSIGVIGLVPCAIGGTNISEWARGGVLYNHMIRRTEAALQGGGKLQALLWYQGESDTQTLEDAKLYKFRLKRLFKNVLRDLQSPTLPVIQVALASSLGPYREQVRKAQLGINLPNVRTVDAKGLPVGMDYVHITTLAQVHLGQMLADAFLQTQTTQAVLLPIQTVTRVQNFYR, encoded by the exons atgATCCCCTTTCTTTGGTTAATACTTCTAACACACATTAGATGGGTGAATACAGCAGATCTAGCAAATGTTCCACCTTCACAGGTCCAAAACATATTCATATTAGCCGGACAAAGCAACATGTCCGGCCGAGGTGGTGTCATTAACCATGGCCAAAATGGCATAGTTAATGAAACATGGGATGGTGTAATCCCACCAGAGTGTCAATCCAATCCAAACATCCTCAGACTCAGTGCAGGACTTACATGGGTTGAAGCTCAAGAACCACTTCACCAAGACATAGATTTGGGTAAAGTTTGTGGGGTTGGACCAGGAATGTCATTTGCCAATTCAGTTCTTAAGAGAGATCCAAGTATTGGAGTTATTGGTTTGGTCCCTTGTGCTATTGGAGGAACAAATATTAGTGAATGGGCTCGTGGGGGTGTACTGTATAATCATATGATAAGGAGAACAGAGGCTGCTTTGCAAGGTGGTGGGAAACTTCAAGCTTTGCTGTGGTACCAAGGTGAGAGTGATACTCAGACTCTTGAGGATGCCAAATTGTACAAATTTAGATTGAAGAGATTATTCAAGAATGTGCTCCGTGATCTACAGTCTCCTACATTGCCTGTGATTCAG GTGGCATTGGCATCATCTCTAGGACCTTACAGGGAGCAGGTTAGAAAAGCTCAACTGGGTATTAATCTTCCAAATGTAAGAACTGTTGATGCCAAAGGGCTTCCTGTGGGGATGGATTATGTGCACATCACAACACTAGCACAAGTCCATCTTGGGCAGATGTTAGCTGATGCCTTTCTTCAAACTCAAACTACTCAGGCTGTTCTTCTCCCTATTCAGACAGTAACTA GGGTACAAAATTTTTATAGGTAG
- the LOC132627506 gene encoding synaptonemal complex protein 1-like yields MSKLLGLSGMKGLDNFKSLSRSGLGAAKPMSISTRSDMVSTGSFANLKLTAEKLVKEQASAKTDLQLASSKLKKLTEDVRMLEEKLQNAYNENAKLKVKQKEDEKLWKGLESKFSSTKTLCDQLTETLQHLAGVVQDAEKDKASFEQRQSASSVVIDNLQDNMKALSLRLESSEETVRKCTRELNELGNEKEKMENYFRVEQSKSSRVIEEKDAMIKEFQATVAVNGLAVENLKSKLEELHLESRIKEDELEGLRTTKKNLEEEKCDLVSKNRNFAEQLDTSLQEIKNLNEFVNEMVVKFTDLDSQSLVFAEKIIQLNALFDSGFEMMREKGELVAQHAQQKFGKLLDQYTSITSEKNALQLANKDLKEKLSALQKEQEHAMVQHAEESRLAEDQIRKLESEVELLLSKKMEMEGLISKLQENIVTLSENSKLSENEMQNLSLKLSEMETENKDHIRKLQSDMLTKEDEIHHLRKEIDNYTGTVDSLEKHVTEINNKLEEKDQLVQELQGREKEWEAEREKIQASLLAAESKLAESKRQCDQMLESKQLELSRNLKELSQKNDQAISDIRRRYDLEKLESINLEKEKAEKIVGEMEKNCELKLLECREESKQNLKRVQEEHANLVCQIQQEHSKKEMSLVASHNEELKRARLQYENELREKTNSMRNEHEAQLRALRLEHEDDCRRLQDELDMQKSKEEKQRALLQLQWKVMGNNPEEEEVTSKKNYSGSVTKRNQPDSHKRGQLAPERAEAKDVDSHHLVGSQTPVSNLLRKVEQVNTGSLATHSRKVTHHAYEVETTNGRTITKRRKTKSTVMFDDPSKHKKRRTPKVKTPREVIGGIKGGGHPKPANIGDLFSEGSLNPYADDPYAFD; encoded by the exons ATGAGCAAATTATTAGGATTATCAGGCATGAAAGGACTTGATAACTTCAAATCGCTGTCGAGATCTGGTTTAGGAGCTGCAAAACCGATGTCCATAAGTACGCGCTCTGATATGGTTTCTACTGGAAGTTTTGCGAATTTGAAGCTTACAGCAG AGAAATTGGTGAAGGAGCAAGCTTCTGCTAAAACTGATCTGCAATTGGCG AGCTCTAAATTGAAGAAGTTGACTGAAGATGTTCGTATGCTAGAAGAAAAGTTGCAAAATGCATACAATGAAAATGCTAAATTGAAAGTAAAGCAGAAAGAAGACGAGAAGCTATGGAAAGGACTGGAATCTAAATTTTCTTCAACAAAGACGTTGTGTGATCAGCTAACTGAAACCTTACAGCACCTAGCTGGTGTGGTTCAGGATG CTGAGAAAGACAAGGCATCATTTGAACAGAGACAATCTGCAAGTTCTGTTGTTATTGATAACTTACAAGACAACATGAAAGCCCTCTCTTTGAGGTTGGAATCTTCTGAAGAAACTGTTAGAAAAT GTACAAGGGAGCTGAATGAACTTGGTAACGAGAAGGAGAAAATGGAGAACTATTTCAGGGTTGAacagagcaaaagtagcagggtAATTGAGGAGAAAG ATGCCATGATCAAGGAGTTTCAGGCTACCGTAGCAGTTAATGGACTTGCAGTGGAGAATTTGAAGTCTAAGTTGGAAGAATTACATCTCGAATCAAGAATAAAAGAAGATGAACTGGAGGGCTTGAGAACTACCAAAAAGAATTTGGAGGAAGAAAAGTGTGATCTTGTATCTAAAAATAGAAACTTCGCAGAACAATTAGATACATCACTTCAGGAGATAAAGAACCTTAATGAGTTTGTGAATGAAATGGTGGTAAAATTTACTGATTTGGATAGTCAAAGTCTTGTCTTTGCGGAGAAGATTATTCAGCTTAATGCTTTATTTGACTCTGGTTTTGAAATGATGAGAGAGAAGGGGGAACTTGTGGCTCAGCATGCTCAACAAAAGTTTGGCAAGCTCCTGGATCAATATACAAGCATTACATCAGAGAAAAATGCTCTACAGTTGGCTAATAAGGACCTGAAGGAAAAGTTATCTGCACTTCAGAAAGAGCAAGAACATGCAATGGTGCAGCACGCTGAAGAATCCCGTTTAGCAGAAGATCAAATTAGAAAATTAGAGTCTGAAGTAGAACTGCTTCTTTCCAAGAAGATGGAGATGGAAGGGCTGATTAGCAAGTTGCAGGAGAATATTGTCACTTTATCAGAAAATTCAAAACTCTCAGAGAATGAAATG CAAAATTTATCATTGAAACTCTCCGAGATGGAAACAGAGAACAAAGATCATATCAGAAAGCTTCAatcagacatgctgacaaaggaaGATGAAATTCATCACTTACGCAAGGAAATTGACAACTACACAGGAACGGTTGATTCACTGGAGAAGCATGTTACAGAGATTAACAATAAATTGGAGGAGAAAGATCAGCTTGTTCAGGAACTTCAGGGCAGGGAGAAAGAGTGGGAAGCTGAGAGAGAAAAG ATTCAGGCATCTTTGCTTGCTGCTGAAAGCAAGCTCGCAGAATCTAAAAGGCAGTGTGATCAAATGTTAGAAAGCAAACAGCTAGAACTTTCTAGGAATTTAAAGGAATTATCTCAGAAAAATGATCAG GCCATCAGTGACATCCGGAGGAGGTACGACTTGGAGAAGTTGGAAAGTATCAATCTAGAGAAGGAGAAG GCTGAAAAAATTGTTGGAGAGATGGAAAAGAATTGTGAGTTAAAGCTGTTGGAATGCAGAGAAGAATCTAAGCAGAACTTGAAGCGTGTACAGGAAGAACATGCTAATTTG GTATGTCAAATTCAGCAGGAGCACAGCAAGAAGGAAATGAGTCTTGTTGCCAGTCACAATGAAGAGCTAAAACGTGCCCGTCTTCAGTATGAAAATGAATTGAGAGAG AAAACAAATTCAATGAGGAATGAGCATGAAGCTCAGTTAAGAGCTCTGAGACTTGAGCATGAGGATGACTGCAGAAGACTGCAGGACGAGTTGGATATGCAGAAGTCTAAA GAGGAGAAACAGAGGGCTCTTTTGCAGTTGCAGTGGAAAGTAATGGGAAATAATCCGGAAGAGGAAGAAGTGACTTCAAAGAAG AACTACTCTGGCTCGGTGACCAAAAGAAACCAACCTGATAGTCACAAAAGGGGTCAGCTTGCACCTGAGAGAGCGGAAGCTAAGGATGTG GATTCACATCATCTGGTAGGAAGTCAAACACCTGTATCAAATTTGTTGAGGAAAGTGGAGCAAGTGAATACAGGAAGTCTGGCCACACATAGTAGGAAG GTGACCCATCATGCATATGAAGTTGAAACCACAAATGGCAGAACAATTACGAAACGAAGGAAAACAAAAAGCACAGTCATGTTTGAT gatccatCAAAGCACAAGAAGAGAAGGACACCAAAGGTTAAGACTCCCAGAGAGGTTATCGGG GGTATAAAAGGAGGAGGTCATCCAAAACCTGCAAACATAGGTGATTTGTTCTCAGAAGGATCTTTGAATCCATATGCTGATGATCCGTATGCATTTGATTAG
- the LOC132627509 gene encoding probable mitochondrial adenine nucleotide transporter BTL3 encodes MTGLHTIWFKHLESQNLIDNPDTILFSGGLFLDPLIPSSITTTTTNYLKISSIDDSNELHSPICRRRPKKSVRAGFGGNFLCLSLSAKKNTNSSECLLNNGDVSSKVEPSKRIIGLRGRGAVNTTKHLWAGAVAAMVSRTVVAPLERLKLEYIVRGEQKHLLELIKTIAVTQGLRGFWKGNLVNILRTAPFKAVNFCAFDTYRKQLLRLSGNEETTNVERFVAGAAAGVTATVMCLPLDTVRTKLVARGGEALGGVVGAFQHVIRTEGFFSLYKGLVPSILSMAPAAAVFYGVYDILKSAYLHSPEGRKRILYMKQQGAELNAFDQLELGPVRTLLHGAIAGACAEAATYPFEVIRRQLQLQGRASKLSSLATCAKIIEHGGVPALYAGLIPSLLQVLPSASISYFVYEFMKIVLKVE; translated from the exons ATGACAGGACTACATACTATCTGGTTTAAACACTTAGAAAGTCAAAATCTTATAGATAACCCAGATACAATTTTATTCTCTGGTGGATTATTTCTTGACCCATTAATTCCTTCTTCAATTACCACCACCACCACTAATTACCTAAAAATATCATCAATTGATGATTCTAATGAGTTACATTCTCCCATTTGTCGTCGTAGACCAAAAAAGAGTGTTCGTGCTGGTTTTGGGGGTAATTTTTTGTGTTTGAGTTTGTCAGCCAAGAAGAATACAAATTCCAGTGAATGTTTGTTGAATAATGGAGATGTGAGTTCAAAGGTGGAGCCCAGTAAGCGAATTATTGGGTTACGTGGACGTGGTGCGGTTAACACTACTAAACATTTGTGGGCTGGAGCAGTTGCTGCCATGGTGTCAAG AACTGTTGTTGCTCCACTTGAAAGACTAAAGCTGGAATATATAGTTCGTGGTGAACAGAAGCACCTGTTGGAGCTCATCAAAACAATTGCAGTTACTCAAGGCTTGAGAGGCTTTTGGAAAGGGAACTTGGTCAATATACTTCGTACTGCTCCTTTTAAGGCAGTTAATTTTTGTGCTTTTGACACATACAGAAAGCAACTCCTAAGATTATCAGGAAATGAAGAAACTACTAATGTTGAGCGGTTTGTTGCTGGTGCCGCAGCTGGAGTGACTGCGACAGTGATGTGCTTACCACTGGACACT GTCCGGACCAAGTTAGTGGCACGGGGTGGAGAAGCCTTGGGTGGTGTCGTTGGAGCTTTCCAACACGTGATCAGAACTGAAGGATTCTTCTCTCTTTATAAGGGACTAGTACCCTCCATTTTGAGTATGGCCCCAGCAGCGGCTGTTTTCTATGGTGTATATGATATATTAAAATCAGCTTATTTGCATTCACCTGAAGGCAGAAAAAGAATTCTGTATATGAAGCAACAGGGGGCAGAGCTCAATGCTTTTGACCAGCTTGAGTTGGGACCTGTGAGGACCTTACTTCATGGTGCTATTGCTGGTGCTTGTGCTGAAGCTGCAACCTATCCATTTGAGGTCATTAGGAGGCAACTTCAATTacaaggccgagcatcaaaactGAGTTCCTTGGCAACTTGTGCGAAGATCATTGAACATGGAGGTGTTCCAGCTCTATATGCAGGGCTAATTCCTAGTTTACTACAG GTGTTACCTTCAGcctccataagctatttcgtCTACGAGTTCATGAAGATTGTTCTCAAAGTAGAATGA